In one window of Nocardia brasiliensis DNA:
- a CDS encoding AMP-binding protein, producing the protein MRDDKDVAAVRNWLADPAGEAGIYLADEADGWEYRSYAELAESTWSIAALMREHGMSSGDGACVIMPTGFPCVAAFYAVWACGGVFTPVAPPMFGDLDQIVAHIAGILTQAAPRLVVTSIEFEQLVRQAATAAGRTDEPLVINAAALPECPPAQREFGAPDECALLQFTSGSTAAPRGVRVSWHNLANNIAMISALVEWQPGEAMVSWLPLYHDMGLVGAFLTTVTNQGDLYLMRPDQFVRDPVRWLRAMAHAQHSPSPSFALGYVAHRVSPAEIADLDLSGWRTLAVGSEPVEIADLQSFAELTGPQGFSMSAYTLAYGLAESTLMVTSSARHRPITALRIDTPTLRFGEPITVLEQRLLDDTHRVEGAGWITGLGYSTPESTVTVVDEEGRPLPDGTLGEMVVVGDSVALGYSDESASASTRISDGALYSGDAGFLHRGEVFVLGRMGSSLKVRGRSVFMEDIESRVAQETGITKGKLAAVAITEPGAQGIALFAESKPGDWIAEARKIIRSELGPAQTVSIVTGPRGIIRRTSSGKPRRRHMWEQFRTGALADAVAHEETVGAGERAAQETDSDLPVPTMAIDRAAQLLDKAMDSVVVPRDSTVLFEGSLAEGFGNDGSDVDFLVLAPGDEDLPTLPTVLFIDGRRVEVRTRSAAQLRGQLEQVAKATTAAELDEDLLNRCQRFLRATVVRTGSQDVGELRALLPHAAFAALLAEWWHDRARQALRYAVALRALHARDEAVEWARDGLLQAMKGWAARRGESYVETKWLPRQLDRIGADDLIDRYRALADPAAWSGADTGRDTATAPAEDATWAQLFTLAGELGVDGVVDDPDQILFTRVPDVTTWHIGPRVHVMRDNSDVFVLSDDAARAWRSVVFRHSIAAVLGRAQHDSTAALAEFLRLGFVGLQWRGGEKLTPALALCKRAKPYTPVPAALAPALGVTGAARTDVLVTLSPLPARRFTECALNLVWSNIVLENAREDLAGAIKNAQGAVADIAAHRMIAMAVRVVLSAYGIHPLPADVAPVATLHRLLPSTSRHRDELLARLESARRVRFSELVDGGDALAGLAAVDEFVTLVRSVAADPAATGFPASFDSREQWRRTLAIGYDWLRIAGYLNTELPLDEARDLLASGGQQPHLRNEEVQA; encoded by the coding sequence ATGCGTGACGACAAAGATGTTGCCGCCGTCCGTAATTGGCTGGCCGATCCGGCCGGCGAGGCCGGGATCTACCTGGCCGACGAGGCCGACGGCTGGGAGTACCGCAGCTACGCCGAGCTCGCCGAGTCGACCTGGTCGATCGCGGCGCTGATGCGCGAGCACGGCATGAGCAGCGGCGACGGCGCCTGCGTGATCATGCCGACCGGATTCCCCTGTGTCGCCGCGTTCTACGCGGTCTGGGCGTGCGGCGGGGTGTTCACGCCGGTCGCGCCGCCGATGTTCGGCGACCTGGACCAGATCGTCGCGCACATCGCAGGGATCCTGACCCAGGCCGCGCCGCGGCTGGTGGTCACCTCGATCGAGTTCGAGCAGCTGGTGCGCCAGGCGGCGACCGCGGCCGGGCGCACCGACGAGCCGCTGGTGATCAACGCGGCGGCGCTGCCCGAATGCCCGCCCGCGCAACGGGAGTTCGGCGCACCCGACGAGTGCGCGCTGCTGCAGTTCACCTCCGGCTCCACCGCCGCCCCGCGCGGTGTGCGGGTGAGCTGGCACAACCTGGCGAACAACATCGCGATGATCTCCGCGCTGGTCGAGTGGCAGCCGGGCGAGGCGATGGTCTCGTGGCTGCCGCTCTACCACGATATGGGTCTGGTCGGCGCGTTCCTGACCACCGTCACCAATCAGGGCGATCTGTATCTGATGCGGCCGGACCAGTTCGTCCGCGACCCGGTCCGCTGGTTGCGCGCGATGGCGCACGCCCAGCACTCGCCGTCGCCCTCGTTCGCGCTCGGCTATGTGGCACACCGGGTTTCCCCCGCCGAGATCGCCGATCTGGACCTGTCCGGTTGGCGCACGCTGGCGGTCGGCTCGGAACCGGTCGAGATCGCCGATCTTCAGTCCTTCGCCGAACTCACCGGCCCGCAGGGTTTTTCGATGAGCGCCTACACGCTCGCGTACGGGCTGGCGGAGTCGACGCTGATGGTCACCTCCTCGGCGCGGCATCGCCCGATCACCGCGTTGCGCATCGATACGCCGACGCTGCGCTTCGGCGAGCCGATCACGGTGCTCGAGCAGCGGCTGCTGGATGACACCCACCGGGTCGAGGGCGCGGGCTGGATCACCGGCCTCGGCTACTCCACCCCGGAGTCCACCGTCACGGTGGTCGACGAGGAGGGCCGTCCGCTGCCGGACGGCACCCTCGGCGAGATGGTGGTGGTCGGCGATTCGGTCGCGCTCGGCTACTCCGACGAATCCGCGTCCGCATCCACCCGGATCAGCGACGGCGCACTGTACTCCGGCGACGCCGGATTCCTGCACCGCGGTGAGGTTTTCGTGCTCGGCCGGATGGGGTCGAGCCTGAAGGTGCGCGGCCGGTCGGTGTTCATGGAGGACATCGAGTCCCGGGTCGCGCAGGAAACCGGCATCACCAAGGGCAAGCTGGCCGCGGTCGCGATCACCGAGCCTGGCGCCCAGGGCATCGCGCTGTTCGCCGAGTCCAAGCCGGGGGACTGGATCGCCGAGGCACGCAAGATCATTCGCAGCGAGCTCGGTCCCGCCCAGACCGTCAGCATCGTCACCGGCCCGCGCGGCATCATCCGCCGCACCTCCAGCGGCAAACCGCGCCGCAGGCACATGTGGGAGCAGTTCCGCACCGGCGCACTGGCCGACGCGGTCGCTCACGAAGAAACGGTGGGCGCAGGCGAGCGGGCCGCCCAGGAGACCGACTCGGACCTACCCGTGCCGACCATGGCGATCGATCGGGCAGCCCAGCTGCTCGACAAAGCGATGGACAGCGTTGTCGTGCCGCGGGATTCGACCGTGCTGTTCGAGGGGTCGCTGGCCGAGGGCTTCGGCAACGACGGTTCCGACGTGGACTTCCTGGTGCTCGCGCCCGGCGACGAGGATCTGCCGACGCTGCCGACCGTGCTCTTCATCGACGGCCGCCGGGTGGAGGTGCGGACCCGCTCGGCCGCACAGCTGCGCGGCCAGCTCGAACAGGTCGCCAAGGCCACCACCGCGGCGGAACTGGACGAGGATCTGCTCAACCGCTGTCAGCGGTTCCTGCGGGCGACCGTGGTGCGCACCGGCAGTCAGGACGTCGGCGAATTGCGGGCGCTGCTCCCGCACGCCGCGTTCGCCGCGCTGCTCGCCGAGTGGTGGCACGACCGCGCCAGGCAGGCGCTGCGGTACGCCGTGGCGTTGCGTGCGCTGCACGCCCGCGACGAGGCGGTCGAATGGGCCCGCGACGGCCTGCTCCAAGCGATGAAGGGCTGGGCGGCGCGCCGCGGCGAGAGCTACGTGGAGACCAAATGGCTGCCGCGCCAGCTGGATCGGATCGGCGCCGACGATCTCATCGACCGCTACCGCGCGCTCGCCGATCCGGCGGCCTGGTCCGGTGCGGACACCGGCCGCGACACCGCGACGGCACCGGCCGAGGACGCGACCTGGGCCCAGTTGTTCACCCTGGCCGGGGAACTCGGGGTCGACGGCGTCGTCGACGATCCCGACCAGATCCTGTTCACCCGCGTGCCCGACGTGACCACCTGGCACATCGGCCCGCGCGTGCACGTCATGCGGGACAACAGCGACGTCTTCGTGCTTTCCGACGACGCCGCGCGCGCCTGGCGCTCGGTGGTGTTCCGGCATTCGATCGCGGCGGTGCTCGGGCGCGCTCAGCACGACAGCACCGCGGCCTTGGCCGAGTTCCTGCGGCTCGGGTTCGTCGGCCTGCAGTGGCGCGGCGGTGAAAAGCTCACGCCCGCTTTGGCGCTCTGCAAGCGCGCCAAGCCGTACACGCCGGTGCCCGCCGCGCTCGCACCCGCGCTCGGCGTGACCGGTGCGGCGCGCACGGACGTGCTCGTGACGCTCTCGCCGTTGCCCGCGCGCCGGTTCACCGAGTGCGCGTTGAACCTGGTGTGGTCGAACATCGTGCTGGAGAACGCCAGGGAGGACCTGGCGGGCGCGATCAAGAACGCGCAGGGCGCGGTCGCCGACATCGCCGCGCATCGGATGATCGCGATGGCCGTGCGGGTGGTGTTGTCCGCCTACGGTATTCACCCGCTGCCCGCCGATGTCGCCCCTGTGGCGACGCTGCACCGCCTGCTGCCGTCGACGTCCCGGCACCGGGACGAGCTGCTCGCCCGGCTGGAATCGGCACGGCGGGTGCGATTCTCGGAGCTGGTGGACGGCGGCGACGCGCTGGCCGGGCTCGCCGCTGTCGACGAGTTCGTCACGCTGGTGCGTTCGGTGGCCGCCGACCCGGCCGCCACCGGCTTCCCCGCCTCGTTCGACTCGCGCGAGCAATGGCGTCGCACGCTGGCGATCGGCTACGACTGGTTGCGCATCGCCGGCTATCTGAACACCGAGCTGCCCCTCGACGAGGCCCGCGACCTGCTGGCTTCCGGTGGGCAGCAACCGCATCTACGCAACGAGGAGGTGCAGGCATGA
- a CDS encoding SDR family oxidoreductase: MSGRDTVLLTGASGLVGAEVVARLAAASRPVAAVLHSNSRIIRNDGTVLGAGRAVAGDIRAAGLGLAEPDRADLADRVGIIVHCAATTAFDASATDYDELNVRGTANAIELARAWDVPLVHVSTAYVCGERSGTVAESDLDAGQSFGNGYEQSKFRAEQLVRAAGEQGLRWAIVRPGIVTGASDTGAIREYKNLYTVVKLMVEGKLRSLPGRYDATLALAPVDHVADVIAAAVLDFDSAYGRTFHAVGRDSLSLREVSDVLAEYPSFEVATFVPAGTFDENDLDGIEREYYRRIGVLYTSYFRRRLRFDTANTEVLLGNPAPESGKEYLRSLLDYCLESGYLGVPLPSIEEVLASTEVGEVAR, translated from the coding sequence ATGAGTGGGCGGGATACGGTGTTGCTCACCGGGGCCTCGGGCCTGGTCGGCGCGGAGGTCGTCGCGCGGCTTGCCGCGGCGAGCAGGCCGGTCGCCGCGGTGCTGCACAGCAATTCGCGGATCATCCGCAACGACGGCACGGTGCTCGGCGCGGGCCGCGCGGTCGCGGGCGACATCCGCGCCGCGGGACTCGGTCTGGCCGAGCCGGATCGGGCCGATCTCGCCGACCGCGTCGGCATCATCGTGCACTGCGCCGCGACGACCGCCTTCGACGCTTCCGCGACCGATTACGACGAGCTCAACGTGCGGGGCACGGCCAACGCGATCGAGCTGGCGCGGGCGTGGGACGTGCCGCTCGTGCACGTCAGCACCGCCTACGTGTGCGGTGAACGCAGCGGCACCGTCGCCGAGAGCGACCTCGACGCGGGCCAGTCGTTCGGAAACGGCTACGAGCAGAGCAAGTTCCGGGCCGAGCAGCTGGTGCGGGCGGCGGGGGAGCAGGGACTGCGCTGGGCGATCGTGCGGCCGGGCATCGTCACCGGCGCGAGCGACACCGGCGCGATCCGCGAGTACAAGAACCTCTACACCGTCGTCAAACTCATGGTGGAGGGCAAGCTGCGCTCGCTGCCCGGCCGCTACGACGCGACGCTCGCGCTGGCCCCGGTAGACCACGTCGCCGACGTGATCGCCGCCGCCGTACTGGATTTCGATTCCGCGTACGGGCGCACCTTCCACGCTGTCGGCCGGGATTCCCTGTCGCTGCGCGAGGTTTCGGACGTGCTCGCCGAGTACCCGTCGTTCGAGGTCGCGACTTTCGTGCCCGCCGGGACCTTCGACGAGAACGACCTCGACGGGATCGAGCGCGAGTACTACCGGCGCATCGGTGTGCTCTACACCAGCTATTTCCGCCGCCGGTTGCGTTTCGACACGGCGAATACCGAAGTGCTGCTGGGCAATCCCGCGCCGGAAAGTGGCAAGGAGTACCTGCGATCGCTGTTGGACTACTGCCTGGAGTCCGGCTACCTTGGCGTGCCGCTGCCTTCGATCGAAGAAGTGCTGGCGAGCACCGAGGTCGGCGAGGTGGCCCGATGA
- a CDS encoding nucleoside-diphosphate kinase — MSAPIERLLATLTPQPEKVKAYAADTYLLETVDQLDRLGVDAAKFAREHSLLLLKPDAIVARAVGPTLKWLADNDFQVVSAFRAGVDRHLARALWYFAWNIASPERRTLADLLVGVSDVLVLVVRGADGELPVSVRLTEAKGPTDPRKREAGQLRYLLGRHNYLLNLVHSPDDPADVLRELAIYLDEHRRAAVIAQANAGADRSAEALALTNALYTAVPARSFDRADATEQILGDLKRAGAPAPDDFDPHADDECARLLYAAWAEGRELDPWSVIVLGSYVLPMRAGTQQQTLRPVSADDWLEGRP, encoded by the coding sequence ATGAGCGCGCCGATCGAGCGGCTGCTCGCGACGCTGACTCCGCAGCCGGAGAAGGTGAAAGCCTATGCCGCCGACACCTATCTGCTGGAGACCGTCGACCAGCTCGACCGGCTGGGTGTGGACGCCGCGAAGTTCGCCCGTGAACATTCGCTGCTACTGCTCAAGCCGGACGCGATCGTCGCCAGAGCGGTCGGGCCGACCCTGAAATGGCTGGCCGACAACGACTTCCAGGTCGTCTCCGCGTTCCGGGCCGGTGTGGATCGGCACCTGGCCCGCGCGCTGTGGTACTTCGCGTGGAACATCGCCTCGCCCGAACGCCGCACGCTGGCCGATCTGCTCGTCGGTGTCTCCGACGTGCTGGTGCTGGTCGTGCGCGGCGCGGACGGGGAGCTGCCGGTCTCGGTGCGGCTCACCGAGGCAAAGGGACCGACCGATCCGCGTAAACGCGAGGCGGGCCAGCTGCGATATCTCCTCGGTAGACACAATTACCTGCTCAACCTGGTGCATTCGCCCGACGATCCGGCGGACGTGCTCCGTGAGCTCGCCATCTATCTGGACGAGCACCGGCGGGCGGCGGTGATCGCGCAGGCGAATGCGGGTGCGGATCGCTCGGCCGAGGCGCTCGCGCTCACCAATGCGCTGTACACCGCGGTCCCCGCACGCAGTTTCGATCGCGCGGACGCGACCGAACAGATCCTGGGCGACCTGAAACGGGCCGGTGCGCCTGCCCCCGATGACTTCGACCCACATGCGGACGACGAGTGCGCGCGGCTGCTGTACGCCGCGTGGGCCGAAGGCCGAGAACTCGATCCGTGGTCGGTGATCGTGCTCGGGTCTTATGTACTCCCGATGCGGGCCGGTACCCAGCAGCAGACGCTGCGACCGGTATCCGCTGACGATTGGTTGGAGGGACGACCGTGA
- a CDS encoding ScbA/BarX family gamma-butyrolactone biosynthesis protein: MTANVETVKTATHLRTISRALAHRCAVSEVFVTSLDAVGEHEFVVGAQLPRMHAYYSDHAGTLGLRHDPLLVMEAARQAAIALSHEFYGVPAEMGFIVRTFNGTGADTAAWTVGTAPADLVMRVRVPRRHVRGDTLQGLDMVLEIDCGTESMMTVDGSFSWVTPRQWAALRSAFRKSIDLGAYVGASALGERAAAADVGRENWRNVVIGPPRLEGNTARAVLVPDLGHPFLFDHELDHVPGSLLIEACRQTALAMVLHRAPQLECVGSSFDRFVELDRPAECVAEITGQQADRTVIHCEIWQADAVAAEIDLEFADDELGFGADEPEASR; this comes from the coding sequence GTGACGGCAAATGTGGAAACGGTGAAGACGGCAACCCATCTACGCACCATCTCGCGTGCGCTGGCGCACCGGTGCGCGGTGTCGGAGGTGTTCGTCACCTCGCTCGACGCCGTCGGCGAGCACGAGTTCGTGGTCGGTGCCCAATTGCCGCGGATGCACGCGTATTACAGCGACCACGCCGGAACGCTGGGTTTGCGTCACGATCCGCTGCTGGTGATGGAGGCGGCCAGACAGGCCGCGATCGCGCTCAGCCACGAGTTCTACGGTGTCCCCGCCGAAATGGGGTTCATCGTGCGCACCTTCAACGGCACCGGCGCCGACACCGCGGCCTGGACGGTGGGCACCGCGCCCGCCGACCTGGTCATGCGGGTGCGGGTGCCGCGCAGGCACGTGCGCGGTGACACGTTGCAGGGATTGGACATGGTGCTCGAAATCGATTGCGGCACTGAGTCGATGATGACCGTGGACGGGTCGTTCTCCTGGGTGACGCCGCGGCAGTGGGCGGCGCTGCGCTCGGCGTTCCGCAAGAGCATCGACCTCGGGGCGTACGTCGGTGCCTCGGCGCTCGGTGAGCGGGCCGCGGCGGCTGACGTCGGGCGGGAGAACTGGCGCAACGTCGTGATCGGGCCGCCGCGACTGGAGGGCAACACCGCAAGGGCGGTGCTCGTCCCGGATCTGGGGCATCCGTTCCTGTTCGATCACGAACTCGACCACGTGCCCGGCAGCCTGCTGATCGAGGCGTGCAGGCAGACCGCCTTGGCCATGGTGCTGCACCGCGCCCCGCAATTGGAATGTGTCGGAAGCTCTTTCGATCGTTTCGTCGAGCTGGACCGGCCAGCGGAATGCGTCGCCGAGATCACCGGGCAGCAGGCCGACCGCACCGTGATCCACTGCGAGATCTGGCAGGCCGACGCCGTGGCGGCCGAGATCGATCTCGAATTCGCCGACGACGAACTAGGTTTCGGCGCCGACGAGCCGGAGGCGAGCCGTTGA
- a CDS encoding acyl carrier protein, translating into MTAVADAAVAERVRALVQRMAPDPRAVATDDQRLVEDMGFDSLRLMELTVVLERSFDLPRYRPEQLVGVRRVGEVVTLVTGTLAAEGRA; encoded by the coding sequence ATGACCGCAGTCGCCGATGCCGCGGTGGCCGAACGGGTCCGGGCGCTGGTCCAGCGGATGGCGCCCGACCCGCGGGCGGTCGCCACGGACGACCAGCGACTCGTCGAGGACATGGGCTTCGACTCGCTGCGTTTGATGGAGCTGACGGTGGTGCTGGAGCGGTCCTTCGACTTGCCCCGCTACCGGCCCGAGCAGCTCGTCGGCGTGCGCCGGGTCGGCGAGGTCGTCACGCTGGTCACCGGTACGCTCGCCGCGGAGGGACGCGCATGA